The following coding sequences lie in one Fusarium poae strain DAOMC 252244 chromosome 1, whole genome shotgun sequence genomic window:
- a CDS encoding hypothetical protein (TransMembrane:1 (i120-146o)) — MIRGHTHRASSFTSISRPHLPSIDENEIASTPSPPSPATPPAPLRIPRKSPRRAIRNHGIPPPAYLPPARSYRAPPPAHYSPPSYSYGYHETKGKFIEPDMTDSGSFRERRFCGVDKRRGCCLLAIFMVGAAIVAIALGVGLSIGLDNASKDIPQQSSTPEPTAKFPAGSYAFRADLQTTSTDCTSNPSTWRCYPYTQGSSATFFWIITSNDDDSSYNISSTANPFAPSFSNLTLKRLDENTSQERLQFSFSMTKTVVPDDMLSSSNVAAKCTFDDTLFEATLWTQRNSDDVDGSDGDNFAEWPGNVEIVQRKMFRGGSPECVDSQGGIVGDIKSSNGTWQGKQEKERSQ; from the exons ATGATCAGAGGTCACACCCACAGAGCATCATCTTTCACCTCCATCTCCCGTCCCCATCTTCCCTCCATTGACGAAAATGAAATCGCTTCTACACCCTCACCTCCCAGCCCTGCCACTCCTCCAGCTCCCCTACGCATCCCCAGGAAATCTCCCCGTCGCGCTATTCGcaatcatggaatcccgCCGCCAGCCTATCTCCCACCGGCAAGATCCTACCGCGCTCCACCCCCGGCGCATTACTCTCCGCCGAGCTATAGCTATGGCTACCACGAGACCAAGGGCAAGTTCATAGAGCCCGACATGACAGACAGTGGCAGTTTTAGGGAGCGGAGGTTTTGCGGCGTGGATAAGAGGAGGGGATGTTGCTTGTTGGCCATTTTCATGGTGGGTGCTGCCATTGTTGCGATTGCTTTGGGTGTTGGATTATCGATAGGTTTGGATAATGC cagcaaggaTATACCACAGCAATCCTCAACTCCAGAACCAACAGCTAAATTCCCAGCTGGATCTTATGCCTTCAGAGCAGATCTCCAAACCACATCTACAGATTGTACCTCCAACCCATCAACATGGCGTTGCTATCCTTATACCCAAGGTTCTTCGGCGACATTCTTTTGGATAATCACGTCCAACGACGACGATAGCTCGTACAACATCTCTTCCACCGCGAACCCCTTTGCCCCGTCTTTCTCAAACCTGACTCTCAAGCGTCTAGACGAGAACACATCGCAAGAACGATTACAGTTCTCCTTCTCAATGACCAAGACAGTCGTCCCAGACGACATGCTCTCGTCGAGTAACGTTGCTGCCAAGTGTACGTTCGACGACACGCTCTTTGAAGCTACACTTTGGACGCAAAGAAATAGTGACGATGTTGATGGGTCTGATGGTGACAATTTTGCCGAATGGCCAGGCAATGTCGAGATTGTTCAGCGTAAGATGTTCAGAGGTGGATCGCCCGAGTGTGTGGATAGCCAGGGAGGTATCGTGGGTGATATAAAATCCAGTAACGGCACCT GGCAAGGAAAAcaggagaaggagaggagTCAGTGA